A portion of the Babylonia areolata isolate BAREFJ2019XMU chromosome 4, ASM4173473v1, whole genome shotgun sequence genome contains these proteins:
- the LOC143281715 gene encoding uncharacterized protein LOC143281715, which translates to MSLDAAIVNLVPTPRQKSSGMSAGKKPFDQLHDIRHTWTGPINTQAYDEKLAEMTNQSRNHLFWLARNKEYAAKSRHQTSGTVVSASAERPRSWGSWTNMSVMFTTPRGSALRQTDDMSSVMSTSSKVMSFCYLCSTMEEHQRNHLKLRITTPIDKEGSVREKRQRIRYIAPVPICAKRRTEEPAVVMVQEALYKVTVWTGDMPGASTDANVYIAMEGDQGALTKTQLWRRQGTSKFSFVRGSKEVFHIKGPKLGSLRTITIEHDGVEKRHGWFLERVEVQCMATRRVWAFPCKNWLSLHQGDTTLTRNLQAAVKESVVREFEVAVETGKKRFAGTDANVFLTLHGTEGSTRRLQLNSQQHPQGTCFQRGQTDRFKVQIPDIGEPRSLRIEHDGEGAASSWYLNKVVLRDVHQPQSVYHFVYNGWLAKDMGDGRLWRELRVVRLLPSGSVAAGKPVQYEVIVKTGDMHRAGTTANVYIALSGTAGKTGKMFLSDSSNNFERSKTESFKLKAVNVGKLKTIKIGLDTSGPDSGWFCDHVKVRKTLSRQEISDSLTQLKEAWKEAKRQAAVSAMDRGKENLTDSTAEEKSEERVEGEENAEKTEEEKNDEKTGEEKSEEKTEGEEAEGEKNERQSEGERNEEEEEGAETMPTASNRNAPEAPQRSARVERKTERSSVFDEKGRVLRVPVCEEYLFPCSKWFAASQQDDGLFERELHVEKTKLCYQER; encoded by the exons ATGTCTCTGGATGCTGCAATAGTCAACCTAGTGCCGACTCCCAGGCAAAAGTCATCGGGGATGTCCGCTGGAAAGAAACCGTTCGATCAGCTTCATGATATCAG GCACACATGGACAGGCCCAATAAACACGCAGGCCTATGATGAAAAGCTAGCAGAGATGACCAACCAGAGCAGGAATCATCTGTTTTGGCTGGCAAGAAACAAAGAGTATGCTGCAAAGTCACGACATCAAACATCTG GTACAGTTGTTTCTGCCTCAGCCGAGCGCCCTCGTAGTTGGGGCAGCTGGACAAACATGTCAGTGATGTTTACCACACCGCGGGGCTCTGCATTGCGACAAACTGATGATATGTCCTCTGTCATGTCCACTTCTTCAA AGGTCATGAGCTTCTGCTACCTGTGCTCAACTATGGAAGAGCACCAGCGCAATCACCTGAAATTAAGAATAACA ACTCCCATCGACAAGGAGGGGAGCGTGCGTGAAAAGAGGCAGCGTATTCGCTACATTGCTCCGGTGCCCATCTGTGCCAAGAGGAGAACGGAAGAACCTGCAGTCGTCATGGTGCAGGAGGCGCTCTACAAGGTCACGGTGTGGACAGGTGACATGCCAGGGGCCAGCACGGATGCCAAT GTGTACATTGCAATGGAAGGAGATCAGGGCGCATTAACAAAGACCCAGCTGTGGCGCCGACAGGGAACCAGCAAGTTCTCCTTTGTCCGCGGTTCTAAAGAAGTGTTCCACATCAAAGGACCCAAACTAGGAAGCCTACGCACCATCACTattgag CACGATGGGGTGGAGAAGCGCCATGGGTGGTTcctggagagggtggaggtgcagTGCATGGCGACCAGGAGGGTGTGGGCCTTCCCCTGCAAAAACTGGCTGTCTCTGCACCAAGGGGACACCACCCTCACGCGGAACCTGCAGGCGGCGGTGAAGGAAAGCGTCGTCAGAG AGTTTGAAGTGGCAGTGGAAACAGGCAAGAAACGTTTTGCGGGGACAGACGCCAACGTTTTCCTCACGCTGCACGGCACAGAGGGCAGCACCCGCAGACTTCAGCTGAACTCGCAGCAACACCCTCAGGGTACCTGCTTTCAGCGAGGCCAGACAGACAGGTTCAAAGTTCAGATACCCGACATCGGTGAACCTCGTTCCTTGAG GATTGAGCATGACGGAGAAGGGGCGGCATCCAGCTGGTATCTGAACAAG GTGGTGCTGCGAGACGTGCATCAGCCGCAGTCTGTCTATCACTTTGTCTACAACGGCTGGCTGGCCAAGGACATGGGTGACGGGCGTTTGTGGAGGGAGCTACGGGTGGTGAGGCTTTTGCCCAGCGGCAGTGTGGCGGCTG GTAAACCGGTGCAGTACGAAGTGATAGTGAAGACAGGAGACATGCACAGAGCAGGCACCACTGCCAACGTGTACATTGCCCTCAGTGGAACGGCCGGCAAGACTGGCAAAATGTTCCTCAGTGACTCCAGCAACAACTTTGAACGCAGCAAGACGGAAAGTTTCAAG CTGAAGGCGGTGAACGTGGGAAAGCTGAAGACAATCAAGATTGGTCTGGACACCTCTGGGCCCGACTCTGGCTGGTTCTGTGATCAT GTCAAAGTACGCAAGACTCTGTCTCGCCAAGAAATCTCTGACAGCCTCACCCAGCTGAAAGAGGCGTGGAAAGAAGCAAAGCGGCAAGCGGCAGTCAGCGCCATGGACCGTGGGAAAGAAAACCTCACTGACAGCACCGCTGAAGAGAAGAGTGAAGAGAGGGTTGAAGGAGAAGAGAATGctgagaagactgaagaagagaaGAACGACGAGAAGACTGGAGAAGAGAAGAGTGAAGaaaagactgaaggagaggaggcTGAAGGGGAGAAGAATGAAAGGCAGTCTGAAGGAGagaggaacgaagaagaagaagaaggtgctgaaACCATGCCGACTGCTTCCAACAGAAACGCCCCAGAGGCTCCGCAGAGGAGCGCAAGggtggagagaaaaacagagcgcTCCAGTGTCTTTGACGAGAAAGGGAGAGTGCTGAGAGTCCCCGTGTGCGAAGAGTACCTGTTCCCTTGCTCCAAATGGTTCGCCGCCTCACAGCAAGATGATGGTCTGTTTGAACGAGAGCTGCACGtggagaaaaccaaactgtgTTACCAAGAGAGATAA